One genomic segment of Methylocystis sp. SC2 includes these proteins:
- a CDS encoding ceramidase domain-containing protein, with translation MDWRTPVMDYCERQSSAFWAEPANALSNFAFVIAAASAFLLWRRRGGADYPALALIVVTASVGVGSFIFHTIATRGAMLLDVIPIALFIYGYFLLALRRYFRLSIVLATAVTLAFAALSFFATTVDALNGSVGYLPALAALAIFAALLWTSRGQRETGRTLAAAALIFAFSLVFRTIDRAICPAFPLGAHVLWHMLNACVLWLLLRAAIFAGPRPDDQASPIQNAKEPTAA, from the coding sequence ATGGATTGGCGCACGCCGGTAATGGATTATTGCGAGAGGCAGAGTTCGGCCTTCTGGGCGGAGCCGGCGAATGCGTTGAGCAATTTCGCTTTCGTGATCGCCGCCGCCAGCGCCTTTCTGCTTTGGCGACGGCGGGGCGGGGCGGATTATCCCGCGCTCGCGCTGATCGTCGTGACCGCGTCGGTCGGCGTCGGCAGCTTCATCTTCCATACGATCGCGACGCGCGGCGCCATGCTGCTCGACGTCATTCCGATCGCGCTCTTCATCTACGGCTATTTTCTGCTGGCGCTTCGCCGTTACTTTCGTCTGTCGATCGTTTTGGCGACGGCGGTCACGCTCGCCTTCGCGGCCCTGTCCTTTTTCGCGACGACCGTGGACGCGCTGAACGGTTCGGTCGGCTATCTGCCGGCGCTCGCCGCGCTGGCGATCTTCGCCGCGCTGCTGTGGACGTCGAGAGGACAGCGCGAGACGGGACGCACACTTGCCGCCGCCGCGCTCATTTTCGCATTCTCGCTGGTCTTTCGCACGATCGACCGCGCGATCTGTCCCGCCTTTCCGCTCGGCGCTCATGTCCTGTGGCACATGCTGAACGCCTGCGTGTTGTGGCTGCTGCTGCGCGCGGCCATCTTCGCCGGACCGCGCCCGGACGATCAGGCGAGCCCGATCCAGAACGCGAAGGAGCCGACCGCCGCGTGA
- a CDS encoding CPBP family intramembrane glutamic endopeptidase, whose amino-acid sequence MTLPLRSLAPLVAFLVLLLAPSLAIATGALSFQIRFEALLVVSGLCIAACVLGGYSFAELGLGAPRGARVWLICGALTCLLLAGVVVEAQFLSHSAPEPNWIAFAPFYVLVSSPCQEIVCRSVPKLIADRLQMSGRHYVLFSSAVFSLMHGAYGDPVLLANTFLAGVAWSTAYLFTRNVWPLTASHAAVGSFAFWIGLA is encoded by the coding sequence ATGACGCTCCCCTTACGATCCCTGGCGCCCCTCGTCGCCTTCCTGGTCCTGCTGCTCGCGCCGAGCCTCGCGATCGCCACCGGCGCGCTGTCGTTTCAAATTCGCTTCGAGGCGCTGCTTGTCGTTTCCGGCCTTTGCATCGCAGCCTGCGTGCTCGGCGGATATTCCTTCGCCGAACTCGGTCTGGGCGCCCCCCGAGGCGCGCGCGTCTGGCTGATCTGCGGCGCGCTGACCTGTCTTCTTTTAGCGGGAGTCGTCGTCGAAGCGCAGTTCCTGAGCCATTCGGCCCCGGAGCCGAACTGGATCGCCTTCGCGCCCTTCTATGTGCTCGTGTCGAGCCCCTGCCAGGAGATCGTCTGCCGCTCGGTCCCCAAGCTCATCGCCGATCGGCTGCAGATGAGCGGACGCCATTACGTGCTGTTTTCCTCGGCGGTCTTTTCGCTGATGCATGGCGCCTATGGCGATCCCGTCCTGCTCGCCAACACGTTTCTCGCCGGAGTCGCGTGGAGCACGGCCTATCTTTTCACGCGCAACGTCTGGCCTTTGACCGCCTCTCACGCGGCGGTCGGCTCCTTCGCGTTCTGGATCGGGCTCGCCTGA
- a CDS encoding AtpZ/AtpI family protein, which yields MSDENEEDAERAALNARLEKLNAALRKVDEEQAAEVAPRAERKGFTRAMRVGLNAFSEFVGAVLVSAVIGWQADQWLGTAPWLLIVMLGLGVAAGFWNVYRVAKPKAPGEDESRF from the coding sequence ATGAGCGACGAAAACGAGGAAGACGCGGAGCGCGCGGCGCTCAACGCGCGGCTCGAAAAGCTCAACGCGGCCTTGCGCAAGGTCGACGAAGAGCAGGCCGCCGAAGTCGCGCCGCGGGCGGAGCGCAAGGGCTTCACGCGCGCCATGCGCGTCGGCCTTAACGCTTTTTCCGAATTCGTCGGGGCGGTGTTGGTCAGCGCCGTTATCGGCTGGCAGGCGGATCAGTGGCTTGGCACGGCGCCATGGCTTCTGATCGTGATGCTGGGACTGGGCGTCGCGGCGGGATTTTGGAACGTCTATCGCGTGGCGAAGCCAAAAGCGCCGGGCGAAGACGAGAGCAGGTTCTGA